The following coding sequences lie in one Aspergillus luchuensis IFO 4308 DNA, chromosome 8, nearly complete sequence genomic window:
- a CDS encoding type I iterative PKS (COG:Q;~EggNog:ENOG410PFKE;~InterPro:IPR016036,IPR016035,IPR016039,IPR018201, IPR042104,IPR014030,IPR011032,IPR013968,IPR001227, IPR032821,IPR014031,IPR014043,IPR020806,IPR020807, IPR020843,IPR020841,IPR009081,IPR029063,IPR036736, IPR036291;~PFAM:PF16197,PF00550,PF00109,PF13561,PF02801, PF00698,PF08659,PF14765,PF00106;~SMCOG1021:malonyl CoA-acyl carrier protein transacylase;~TransMembrane:1 (o1984-2003i);~antiSMASH:Cluster_8.15;~go_function: GO:0004315 - 3-oxoacyl-[acyl-carrier-protein] synthase activity [Evidence IEA];~go_function: GO:0016491 - oxidoreductase activity [Evidence IEA];~go_function: GO:0016740 - transferase activity [Evidence IEA];~go_function: GO:0016746 - transferase activity, transferring acyl groups [Evidence IEA];~go_function: GO:0031177 - phosphopantetheine binding [Evidence IEA];~go_process: GO:0006633 - fatty acid biosynthetic process [Evidence IEA]): MNNTSSCPEPIAVIGLGCRFSGQAASLDGFWEMLRDGRKEHGPVPGNRYQAAAWKHPSHERKGAINHDSGFFLEEDPACFDAPFFSITAKEAAGMDPAQRLLLEVAYEAFENAGVPMESLPGSSTGVYSGCMTNDYELLSTRDIMDMPHNSATGNGRTMLANRISWFFDLRGPSIMMDTACSSSLTALHLATQALRAGECRMALVCGASIILHPNFTQRLSYMHMLSADGISHSFDSRANGYGRGEGLGAVLLKPLSQAVADGDVIRAIVRATGANQDGRTPGITMPNAEAQADLIRATYRQVGLSMRETAYFEAHGTGTALGDPTELSAIGASFGEERTPNDEPVYVGSVKSNIGHTEGAAGVTSLIKVVLCLEKGTLVPNAGFMTLNPKIQTERWRLRLSDITQPWPSHLPQRASINSFGFGGANAHAILESVAQYIGTAPQTIPRSPISIAQLVVVSTHDKAGLDRTAQKWTHALEASSETPPLTDLAHTMATRRSKFGFRSFVVADTLGGLKEALGRGLASFPRARRQQQTALAFVCTGQGAQWAGMGIELVAFPVFAASIHHSQEVLTALGCQWDLAEEIRAHASTSRINRPDRSQPVCCALQIALIDLLSDWSITPKAVVGHSSGEVGAAYAAGYLTHEDAIRITYFRGVFSQRIVENGPSGGMLAAGVSEETARDYLKALSLEAVVVACINSPSSVTLSGNNDQINHLAEYLQARGHFARKLRVDTAYHSPYMRALADDYRDSIASIKPVNLHQGKVAMFSSVTKTRVQHPDELGPDYWIRNLVSPVEFAAAVGQLATMSEAGPRRRRAVAVPWSAILEIGPHEALRGPFTQTVQEVNAGLTSLPYLSLVQRKKDALHTSLQVAGVLWSIGCPLEIDWVNRSLLGDHKPQLSQALLPSYAWNHQSRYWHEPYESSQLRQRVQPRHDLLGVACDYQNNIEPRWRNFLRLSEHPWLADHVVAGSIVLPAAGMVAIVAEAARQLTESVTLAGIEFHDLEFFRGMVIPSEENGLEILLHVSPHAVPGWYQFGIFSRPEESPWVQHAKGSFTMDYAGEEEQMEDSTTALNWARTVQQARQTQTAANVAVDSEAVYGWLSETGGVTMGPTFRTMQRVFFHPTQSRLFASVIVTDTKSTMPHEQESPYFLHPSSLDSLFQAAVLSCSEALSNQNAQIPIAVDRLYMSTRFSPSTGEQFNLHVETHWDEEGISRSEVVASHPTWSHPGLVLQGVRLGGVPIQSRPSAAVENVPQSRFSSLVWAEHVDSWAEHCDGTLSSWLRSVCHTHGDARMLVVAAESRFDHLVPALQELVPTGKYRPKLQQLTVILVDMSPDGSSARVQALQQILPNCHLHPVLTLAEVASSLPDEGAYDAVLLDHPDLWTGRQDFPLLDDINRVAQPDGWIIASIPAGMQDEVTQNLDRHADWKVHGITSQTNSLLIHRRDEASSLLDPIIYVLAPEPADIFNALLQELTPLIEEQGARVERVSPHEVSKLKDKQVISLMELHESWTLRWTPADMECMRTLVQAKYILWVSPAPLDTAASYAATGATTGLLRTLRNENPNLDLPQLLIEEKDVARDPGHLGRSIARLLRLSHQSRSRPQDYEYLLRDGRLYVPRAIAYSPLDDAMEAAVHGPKPILAELTEDTRPLRLHSKSSDLEGAQWQLDDRLATAIAEDEVEVHLHAISLPSTTAKTTEARVQLTEALGTVCQVGQSLLSVFSVGETVLCVIPGQTISTRVRLPESSVWTCPPQQGPAQSLSMPIAYSTAYTSLVNGMHQVSGSVLIVGSVNQTLRATVHCALAARMQVFVAVDGVVEELRAQYPVLKGRIISLHRSLPTTIARLTSGRGVELTVCNLAGAASRQAASCLAPGGRYIDLSGDLQLSALPQKILEQGCTVTSLSLSRMLRDTPRLIQANFHRAVDLIAGHKSLVQVASYPVFPVSQVDEAISHARNSGTRVILDLQAPGPVAVRPVQPEPRPLPSENTYLLIGGLGTIGISLASALVDSGARHIVFSSRSGATQSSQQAALDALRARGARTEVIRCDVACEHDVKQLLTHAAYHNWRIRGIIQCATVLKDAMFDQMDWESWQQSTRAKIQGTWNLHQAFQATRPLDFFVTLSSISSVIGNMGQANYAAGNAFMDALMEWRHKHNLAGCSINLGLVEDASGVTDVAESSEQRRQRYRHVLGTEISQAEVQTLIRLLVQGQMQPAPPAQIIAGLIDVLPREDGASPWQFDRKFDHRARIADPEAQAATGPVKTSVLLKRADSIEESISLVSQALQTYLARAMGAAPDSVDLDLPLSALGVDSLKATEMQTWVSRELGAALSSFELLSSQPVRILAEKITAGSSFVAAKA; encoded by the exons ATGAACAATACATCATCATGCCCGGAGCCTATTGCAGTGATAGGCCTGGGCTGCCGTTTTTCTGGCCAGGCGGCGTCGTTAGACGGCTTCTGGGAGATGTTGCGAGATGGACGAAAGGAACATGGCCCTGTACCCGGTAACCGATATCAAGCCGCGGCGTGGAAGCATCCGAGCCATGAAAGAAAAGGTGCC ATCAACCATGACAGCGGGTTCTTCTTGGAGGAAGACCCGGCATGCTTCGACgcccctttcttctccatcacaGCAAAGGAAGCCGCGGGCATGGACCCGGCACAGCGCCTATTGCTTGAGGTCGCATATGAAGCCTTCGAAAATG CCGGCGTCCCCATGGAGTCTCTGCCCGGGAGTTCCACCGGTGTTTACAGCGGCTGTATGACGAACGACTATGAATTACTCTCCACCCGTGATATCATGGATATGCCGCACAACTCAGCCACGGGGAACGGGCGGACAATGCTAGCGAACCGCATATCGTGGTTCTTTGACCTGCGAGGACCCAGTATAATGATGGATACAGCGTGCTCCTCCAGTCTGACAGCACTGCACCTCGCCACCCAAGCATTGCGTGCTGGCGAATGCCGCATG GCGCTGGTTTGCGGTGCTAGCATAATATTGCACCCCAACTTTACACAACGACTATCCTACATGCACATGCTCAGCGCCGACGGGATCAGCCATTCATTTGATAGCCGTGCCAACGGATATGGCCGTGGTGAAGGCCTCGGGGCAGTCCTACTAAAACCTTTATCCCAGGCGGTAGCCGACGGGGATGTAATTCGTGCCATAGTGCGGGCCACTGGGGCTAACCAAGACGGCCGGACGCCCGGGATCACCATGCCCAACGCCGAAGCACAAGCAGATCTCATCCGGGCGACGTACCGACAGGTAGGGCTGTCAATGCGAGAAACAGCATATTTTGAAGCACATGGAACGGGAACCGCTCTTGGT GATCCTACGGAACTATCGGCCATCGGCGCCAGCTTTGGGGAAGAACGTACGCCGAACGACGAACCTGTTTACGTTGGCTCGGTTAAAAGTAACATCGGTCACACGGAAGGAGCAGCTGGAGTGACCAGTCTTATCAAAGTCGTGCTTTGTCTGGAGAAAGGGACTCTGGTACCAAATGCAGGCTTTATGACTTTGAATCCTAAAATCCAGACGGAGAGATGGCGACTGCGCCTGAGCGACATAACCCAGCCATGGCCTTCCCATCTCCCCCAGCGCGCCAGCATCAACTCCTTTGGATTTGGTGGCGCCAATGCGCACGCCATTCTTGAAAGTGTGGCTCAGTATATTGGCACTGCCCCTCAGACAATACCTCGATCGCCCATCAGTATTGCGCAGCTGGTAGTAGTGTCTACGCATGACAAGGCTGGTTTGGATCGGACAGCTCAGAAATGGACGCATGCACTCGAGGCGTCATCGGAAACTCCCCCTTTGACCGACCTGGCGCATACCATGGCTACCCGACGCTCAAAGTTTGGATTCCGCAGTTTTGTAGTTGCCGACACACTTGGTGGTCTGAAGGAGGCATTGGGGCGAGGATTGGCCAGTTTTCCACGTGCCAGGCGCCAGCAGCAGACTGCGCTAGCATTTGTCTGCACTGGCCAAGGGGCGCAATGGGCTGGCATGGGAATTGAACTGGTCGCATTTCCTGTATTTGCGGCCAGCATCCATCATAGCCAGGAGGTATTAACCGCCCTTGGCTGCCAGTGGGATTTGGCCGAGGAAATCCGTGCTCATGCAAGTACAAGCCGTATTAACCGCCCTGATCGCAGTCAACCGGTCTGCTGCGCGCTCCAGATCGCATTGATTGACTTACTGTCTGACTGGTCAATTACTCCGAAAGCAGTAGTAGGGCATTCTAGTGGCGAAGTTG GAGCTGCATACGCAGCTGGATATCTTACCCACGAAGATGCGATCAGAATTACCTACTTCCGTGGTGTATTTTCGCAGCGTATTGTTGAGAATGGGCCGAGTGGAGGCATGTTAGCAGCGGGCGTATCCGAGGAAACTGCCCGAGACTATCTAAAGGCCTTGTCTTTggaggctgttgttgttgcttgcATTAACAGTCCGTCGAGTGTGACGCTATCGGGTAATAATGACCAGATTAATCATTTGGCCGAATATCTGCAGGCCAGGGGGCACTTTGCACGGAAGTTGCGTGTTGATACTGCGTATCATTCCCCTTACATGCGCGCTTTAGCTGATGACTATCGGGATTCCATTGCATCGATCAAGCCCGTGAATCTACATCAAGGGAAAGTAGCAATGTTTTCCTCCGTTACAAAGACGCGTGTTCAACACCCCGATGAACTCGGGCCGGATTATTGGATACGCAATCTCGTCAGTCCCGTCGAatttgctgcagcagtggGCCAGCTGGCCACTATGAGTGAGGCTGGTCCTCGACGCCGGCGCGCAGTAGCTGTCCCATGGAGCGCCATCCTCGAGATTGGCCCGCACGAGGCCCTTAGGGGACCGTTCACCCAGACCGTTCAAGAAGTCAATGCGGGTCTGACTTCCTTGCCTTACCTGAGCTTAGTGCAGCGGAAGAAGGATGCACTACATACATCTCTACAGGTAGCTGGTGTCCTCTGGAGTATTGGATGTCCCTTAGAGATTGACTGGGTAAATCGGAGCTTGCTTGGCGATCATAAGCCACAGTTGAGTCAGGCGCTTCTTCCGTCTTATGCTTGGAATCATCAGTCCAGGTACTGGCATGAACCGTATGAATCAAGTCAATTACGCCAACGTGTCCAGCCTCGCCATGATTTACTTGGGGTCGCCTGCGATtatcaaaataatattgaGCCTCGATGGCGGAATTTCCTACGTCTCTCGGAGCATccatggctggctgaccaTGTCGTTGCAGGCTCCATTGTCTTGCCTGCGGCAGGGATGGTGGCGATAGTAGCTGAGGCCGCACGTCAGTTGACCGAGTCTGTGACCCTGGCCGGCATTGAGTTTCATGATTTGGAATTCTTCCGAGGCATGGTTATTCCTTCTGAGGAAAACGGACTTGAGATTTTACTTCATGTGTCCCCCCATGCCGTGCCTGGCTGGTACCAGTTCGGCATCTTTTCTCGGCCAGAGGAATCCCCATGGGTTCAACATGCAAAGGGTAGCTTTACAATGGATTATGcgggagaggaagagcaaATGGAGGACAGCACTACCGCATTGAACTGGGCGCGGACGGTCCAACAAGCTCGACAGACACAAACTGCGGCGAACGTGGCAGTGGATAGTGAGGCGGTTTATGGCTGGTTGTCTGAGACTGGAGGTGTCACCATGGGTCCGACCTTCCGAACGATGCAGAGGGTTTTCTTCCATCCCACACAGTCTCGCCTGTTTGCATCAGTGATTGTAACGGATACTAAAAGTACCATGCCCCATGAGCAGGAATCGCCGTactttcttcatccatcatctctggATTCGCTTTTCCAGGCTGCTGTACTCTCCTGTTCCGAGGCACTGTCTAACCAGAATGCTCAGATCCCCATTGCGGTAGACCGACTCTACATGTCCACCCGCTTTTCACCCTCAACTGGGGAGCAATTCAATCTTCATGTGGAAACGCACTGGGACGAGGAAGGCATTTCTCGATCAGAGGTTGTTGCATCGCACCCCACCTGGTCACACCCTGGCCTCGTACTGCAAGGTGTCCGACTTGGTGGGGTCCCAATACAGTCCCGCCCGTCTGCTGCAGTTGAAAACGTTCCTCAGAGCCGGTTCTCATCACTAGTCTGGGCCGAGCATGTGGACTCCTGGGCCGAGCATTGTGATGGTACACTCTCATCATGGCTTAGAAGCGTGTGCCATACTCATGGCGATGCACgcatgctggtggtggcagcaGAGAGCCGCTTTGACCACCTGGTGCCGGCTCTCCAGGAGCTGGTCCCAACTGGCAAATACCGGCCAAAGCTGCAACAGCTAACGGTAATCTTAGTAGATATGAGTCCAGATGGTTCAAGTGCGCGGGTACAGGCTTTGCAGCAAATACTACCCAACTGCCACCTACACCCTGTGCTCACCCTGGCGGAGGTAGCTTCGTCCCTGCCAGACGAAGGAGCATACGACGCGGTCCTACTGGATCACCCCGACCTGTGGACTGGCAGACAAGACTTTCCCCTCCTGGATGATATTAACAGAGTCGCCCAACCAGATGGCTGGATAATTGCGTCCATCCCAGCGGGTATGCAGGATGAGGTCACTCAAAATCTTGACAGACATGCCGATTGGAAGGTACACGGGATTACTTCTCAGACAAACTCACTACTTATCCATCGGCGGGATGAAGCGTCTTCGTTACTAGACCCAATCATCTACGTTCTGGCACCCGAGCCAGCTGACATTTTTAATGCTCTGTTACAGGAGCTCACCCCCTTGATCGAGGAGCAGGGCGCCCGGGTGGAGAGAGTAAGCCCCCATGAGGTATCAAAATTGAAGGACAAGCAGGTTATATCGTTGATGGAACTGCACGAGTCATGGACGCTCCGCTGGACTCCCGCAGATATGGAATGCATGCGCACGCTGGTTCAGGCGAAATACATACTCTGGGTATCGCCCGCACCCTTGGACACAGCCGCCTCTTATGCGGCTACTGGTGCTACAACCGGGCTGTTACGAACTCTGCGGAATGAAAACCCCAACCTGGACCTACCCCAGCTTCTAatagaggagaaggatgttgcGCGGGATCCTGGTCATCTTGGCCGTAGTATTGCACGTCTTCTACGACTAAGCCACCAGTCGCGGTCGCGACCCCAGGATTACGAGTACTTACTGCGCGACGGCCGCTTGTATGTACCACGCGCAATTGCTTACTCGCCATTGGATGATGCGATGGAAGCAGCTGTACATGGCCCGAAACCTATACTGGCTGAGTTGACGGAGGACACCCGACCGCTGCGTCTACACAGCAAGTCATCCGATCTTGAGGGAGCGCAATGGCAATTGGACGACCGACTAGCCACTGCGATAGCGGAGGATGAAGTAGAAGTTCATCTTCATGCTATTTCACTTCCCTCTACAACAGCAAAGACCACGGAGGCTCGCGTCCAATTGACAGAGGCCTTGGGCACTGTTTGCCAGGTCGGACAGTCTCTGCTATCGGTCTTCTCGGTTGGAGAGACGGTGCTGTGTGTGATACCTGGCCAGACCATATCCACTCGGGTTCGTTTGCCCGAGAGCTCTGTCTGGACTTGTCCTCCGCAGCAAGGCCCCGCGCAATCTCTCTCCATGCCGATCGCGTATTCTACCGCCTATACCAGTCTTGTCAATGGAATGCATCAAGTATCCGGCTCCGTTCTGATTGTGGGCTCTGTTAATCAGACACTCAGGGCCACTGTACACTGTGCCTTAGCGGCAAGGATGCAGGTGTTTGTTGCGGTGGATGGTGTTGTAGAGGAGCTACGTGCCCAGTACCCTGTCTTAAAAGGCCGGATTATCTCCCTCCATCGGTCACTTCCAACTACCATTGCCCGTTTGACTAGCGGCAGAGGAGTCGAGCTCACTGTCTGTAACCTCGCGGGAGCAGCTAGCCGACAAGCAGCGTCTTGCCTAGCGCCTGGGGGTCGGTATATTGACCTGAGTGGGGACCTGCAACTCTCGGCACTACCCCAGAAGATCTTAGAGCAAGGCTGCACTGTCACCTCACTCTCTCTGTCTCGGATGCTTAGGGATACTCCGCGCCTGATACAGGCTAATTTCCACCGAGCAGTCGATCTCATCGCAGGACATAAGTCTCTCGTGCAGGTGGCATCTTATCCTGTCTTTCCAGTTTCACAGGTGGACGAGGCTATCTCTCATGCGAGGAATTCCGGCACCCGGGTCATCCTTGACCTCCAGGCTCCAGGTCCCGTGGCAGTGAGACCTGTTCAACCCGAGCCAAGGCCGCTACCCAGTGAGAACACCTACCTTCTAATTGGAGGACTGGGCACAATCGGAATCTCTCTAGCGAGCGCTCTGGTAGACAGCGGGGCCCGTCACATTGTTTTTTCAAGTCGTTCTGGAGCAACACAATCAAGTCAACAAGCCGCTCTGGATGCACTGCGCGCGCGTGGAGCCCGAACGGAGGTGATACGCTGCGATGTTGCCTGCGAACATGACGTGAAGCAACTCCTGACGCACGCAGCCTACCACAACTGGCGCATCCGTGGCATCATCCAGTGCGCCACCGTTCTCAAAGATGCGATGTTCGACCAGATGGACTGGGAATCCTGGCAACAGTCGACACGGGCTAAGATCCAAGGCACGTGGAATCTGCACCAGGCGTTCCAAGCCACACGGCCGCTGGACTTCTTCGTCACTCTCTCCTCGATCAGCAGTGTCATCGGCAACATGGGTCAGGCCAATTATGCCGCGGGCAATGCTTTCATGGATGCCCTAATGGAGTGGCGGCACAAACATAACCTCGCTGGTTGTAGTATCAACCTGGGGCTCGTTGAAGACGCCAGCGGAGTGACGGATGTGGCTGAGTCTTCTGAGCAGCGTCGTCAGCGGTATCGGCACGTCTTGGGAACCGAGATCTCACAGGCAGAGGTGCAGACCCTTATTCGTCTCCTCGTCCAGGGCCAGATGCAACCTGCACCGCCTGCTCAGATAATTGCCGGGTTGATTGATGTTCTGCCGCGTGAAGACGGTGCCAGTCCCTGGCAATTTGACCGCAAGTTCGATCACCGTGCTCGGATCGCCGATCCTGAAGCCCAAGCTGCCACAGGCCCCGTCAAGACGAGCGTTCTACTCAAACGAGCTGACTCAATAGAAGAATCGATCTCGCTCGTTAGCCAGGCTTTGCAAACCTATCTGGCTCGGGCAATGGGCGCTGCTCCTGATTCTGTCGATCTCGACTTGCCTTTGTCTGCTTTGGGAG TGGATTCGCTCAAAGCGACGGAAATGCAGACTTGGGTCAGTCGCGAATTAGGAGCTGCGTTGTCTTCCTTCGAGCTCCTCAGCTCCCAGCCTGTGAGGATCCTAGCTGAGAAGATAACCGCGGGGAGCTCTTTTGTCGCTGCAAAGGCTTAG